The following proteins come from a genomic window of Miscanthus floridulus cultivar M001 chromosome 2, ASM1932011v1, whole genome shotgun sequence:
- the LOC136538288 gene encoding B3 domain-containing protein Os03g0619800-like — MNIVCEVCGDIGYRQLLLCCRDCKRYAVHQYCLDNVVFDASLIEWFCYECLQRRGEVTCVRSLEQVSSERPLNHAQFGSPVHHLTTKRVESVRDAGPYSSNGGCEELFSCPGIETIPSVRERSVDPINISSISQHDRTEASASSERSTECQKASSCRRGKTVKMSMESSSSSEESGEDILSENVSLEYVLAYRCYLSKAQKKRVMELIQEIQPEFTVFISIMRKGNVQPPGPFLGITRDYASAHFPDESTNVTLEAPGKSKKWHPKFYKRAESRNYMLIGQWLDFVRENHVQEGDICLLVPTKDEIRCTFMVYVLHETTYSRGGAGFQMAGPCPGASSAKMASEIHIEEEPTAGEHVSSASDTQEIPHEPVEGGDSDDPFVPPYIVPCKSPLSKSQKRIIEERVQAIRSEIPICVAVMKNNNVGVAQRWMLELGSRYGSVYLPTKGQTIWLQCGGKTWKAKMMFHNGRRWFLNGGWPNFARGNGLRVGDVCLFELKKESKLTMAVHIIRREKF, encoded by the exons ATG AACATTGTGTGTGAAGTCTGTGGAGATATTGGTTACAGACAACTTCTGCTATGTTGCAGAGACTGCAAGCGTTATGCTGTGCACCA ATACTGTTTGGACAACGTTGTCTTTGATGCATCGTTAATAGAATGGTTCTGTTATGAATGCCTACAAAGGCGTGGTGAAGTTACTTGTGTCAGATCTCTAGAGCAGGTGTCAAGTGAAAGGCCACTGAATCATGCACAGTTTGGTTCTCCAGTACACCATCTAACTACCAAGAGGGTGGAGTCAGTAAGGGATGCAGGGCCATATTCATCCAATGGTGGTTGTGAGGAACTATTTTCCTGCCCTGGCATAGAAACCATCCCAAGTGTGCGAGAAAGAAGTGTAGATCCCATTAATATTTCCAGCATTTCTCAACATGATAGGACAGAAGCATCTGCAAGCAGTGAAAGATCCACGGAGTGTCAAAAGGCTAGCTCCTGTCGACGTGGGAAAACTGTGAAGATGAGTAtggagtcctcatcatcatctgagGAGTCAG GAGAAGACATTCTCTCTGAAAACGTATCCTTGGAATATGTTTTGGCATATAGATGTTATCTATCTAAAGCACAAAAGAAGAGAGTAATGGAGCTTATTCAGGAAATTCAACCTGAATTCACAGTTTTTATATCAATAATGCGGAAGGGCAATGTGCAACCCCCGGGTCCTTTTCTG GGAATTACCAGGGATTATGCAAGTGCACATTTCCCAGATGAAAGCACAAATGTCACTCTTGAGGCGCCTGGCAAGAGCAAGAAGTGGCATCCCAAATTCTACAAAAGAGCTGAAAGTAGAAACTACATGCTTATAGGACAGTGGCTAGACTTTGTCCGTGAGAATCATGTGCAGGAGGGAGATATCTGCCTCCTTGTACCGACAAAAGATGAGATAAGGTGCACATTTATGGTCTATGTTCTTCATGAAACAACTTATTCTAGAGGTGGGGCTGGCTTTCAAATGGCTGGCCCATGCCCTGGTGCATCTAGTGCAAAGATGGCTTCAGAAATCCATATCGAGGAGGAACCTACTGCTG GAGAACATGTTTCCTCGGCAAGTGATACGCAAGAAATTCCTCATGAACCTGTAGAGGGCGGAGACTCTGATGATCCATTTGTTCCTCCATACATTGTACCATGCAAGAGTCCTCTATCTAAATCCCAGAAGAGAATCATCGAGGAGCGAGTGCAAGCTATCCGATCTGAAATTCCTATTTGTGTGGCAGTAATGAAGAACAACAACGTCGGTGTTGCTCAACGTTGGATGCTA GAATTAGGTTCACGATATGGTTCGGTATATCTCCCGACTAAAGGGCAAACCATATGGCTCCAGTGTGGGGGGAAGACATGGAAGGCAAAAATGATGTTTCATAATGGTAGAAGGTGGTTTCTTAACGGAGGTTGGCCCAATTTTGCTCGTGGAAATGGCCTGCGCGTCGGCGACGTCTGCCTATTCGAACTGAAGAAGGAGAGTAAGCTTACCATGGCAGTCCATATCATTCGCAGGGAGAAGTTTTAG
- the LOC136538287 gene encoding B3 domain-containing protein Os03g0619600-like isoform X3, with protein sequence MARSGPSLMKKPCDHCKRYLDHPDEKNQSMSCFLRRMTASPKHIMIVPNKFLKHFVGKLSQTIKLESPNGSVYNVEVMECYNKMVLRHGWEEFVGAHHIEQNDFLLFQHIENSVFKVLIFDSDGCEKIICCDGIKSIPSVGETRVDYVDISSSSQFDTIGSSGKLSSRHEETLKMTVTSSSSGGSGEDIPSENESFESDDLQAPGADYIVSHRTYLSQEQKERVTLLIQEIQPKTTVYIAVMRKSHVHPPAPSVDIIKEYAFAYFPHGNANVTLQRPGKSKKWHPKFNTTKAATCSRSETGFQRAGPCPGGSSPNMASEVYTKEPTDGEHVSSESDMNENLRESLEREDSGSPSQPLYILPSNSGLSKSQKKIVEERVQAIKSEVPIYVAIMRRSSLGMSRTPTLELGSRYATAVNLPAGGQTVVLWCGRNIWKANIVTTRQRHYLSRGWHKFVCDNGLGFGDICLFELKRKERKLTMMVHIIPRKEL encoded by the exons ATGGCTAGAAGTGGTCCTTCCCTAATGAAGAAACCTTGTGATCATTGCAAAAGATACTTGGACCATCCGGATGAGAAAAATCAAAGTATGAGCTGCTTCCTCAGGCGTATGACTGCCAGTCCTAAACATATCATG ATTGTGCCAAACAAATTTCTGAAGCATTTTGTAGGAAAGTTATCCCAAACTATCAAGTTAGAATCCCCTAATGGCAGCGTATATAATGTTGAAGTTATGGAATGTTATAATAAGATGGTTCTCAGACATGGGTGGGAGGAATTTGTTGGTGCCCATCATATTGAACAGAACGACTTCTTGCTGTTCCAGCACATTGAAAACTCTGTTTTCAAGGTTCTGATCTTTGATTCCGATGGTTGTGAGAAAATCATTTGTTGTGATGGCATAAAAAGCATCCCAAGTGTTGGAGAAACAAGAGTAGATTATGTTGATATTTCAAGCAGCTCTCAGTTTGATACCATAGGATCGTCAGGGAAACTTTCCAGTCGACATGAGGAAACTTTGAAGATGACTGTAACATCCTCGTCATCTGGTGGCTCAG GAGAAGACATTCCATCTGAAAATGAATCTTTTGAGTCAGATGATCTTCAGGCACCAGGGGCTGATTATATTGTATCACATCGAACTTATCTATCTCAAGAACAAAAGGAGAGAGTAACTTTGCTGATCCAGGAGATTCAACCAAAAACTACTGTTTACATTGCCGTCATGCGGAAGAGCCATGTTCATCCCCCAGCTCCTTCTGTT GATATTATAAAGGAATACGCATTTGCATATTTTCCACATGGAAACGCAAATGTCACACTTCAGAGACCAGGCAAGAGCAAGAAGTGGCATCCCAAATTCAACACAACAAAAG CAGCTACTTGTTCCAGGAGTGAAACTGGTTTTCAAAGGGCTGGCCCATGCCCTGGTGGATCTAGTCCAAATATGGCTTCAGAAGTTTATACTAAGGAGCCAACGGATG GAGAGCATGTTTCATCGGAAAGTGACATGAATGAAAATTTGCGTGAATCTCTGGAGAGAGAAGATTCTGGTAGTCCATCTCAGCCTCTCTACATTTTACCATCCAATAGCGGTCTATCTAAATCCCAAAAGAAGATTGTTGAAGAAAGAGTGCAAGCCATCAAATCTGAAGTTCCCATTTATGTAGCAATCATGAGGCGGAGCAGCCTTGGGATGTCTCGGACACCTACACTA GAATTAGGTTCGCGATATGCTACTGCTGTAAATCTCCCAGCTGGAGGGCAAACTGTGGTGCTCTGGTGCGGGAGAAATATATGGAAGGCCAATATAGTGACAACTCGTCAAAGGCATTATCTTTCTAGAGGTTGGCACAAATTTGTTTGTGACAATGGTCTAGGTTTTGGTGATATCTGTCTGTTTGAACTGAAGAGGAAAGAGAGGAAGCTTACCATGATGGTCCATATCATTCCCAGGAAGGAGCTTTAG
- the LOC136538289 gene encoding DELTA-urthionin-Uf1a-like, with product MDKTKSLVIMVLVLGLVLEQQSQLVHANSCCPSRTARRMYNACRVHQGASRETCARLARCKIVQGKCKDLHYIVDQSPYSDSEVANVVLEFCKSECTSSVCNNIKTAVLQEDANDDAVDRCGEACHGFCTNTKHVDTATNVS from the exons ATGGATAAGACTAAGAGCTTGGTTATCATGGTGCTTGTCCTGGGTCTAGTTCTGGAGCAGCAGAGCCAACTAGTGCATGCTAACAGCTGCTGCCCATCCAGGACTGCAAGAAGAATGTACAATGCATGCCGCGTTCATCAGGGCGCTTCCAGGGAAACGTGTGCAAGGCTCGCACGCTGCAAAATTGTTCAGGGGAAATGTAAAGACCTTCATTACATTGTTGACCAGTCCCCCTACTCGGACTCTG AGGTAGCGAATGTTGTGCTTGAATTCTGCAAGTCGGAATGCACATCGTCTGTGTGCAACAACATCAAGACTG CTGTCCTCCAAGAAGATGCTAATGATGATGCCGTGGACCGCTGCGGCGAAGCATGCCACGGCTTCTGCACCAACACCAAGCACGTTGACACTGCCACCAATGTTTCTTAA
- the LOC136538287 gene encoding B3 domain-containing protein Os03g0619600-like isoform X1, with product MARSGPSLMKKPCDHCKRYLDHPDEKNQSMSCFLRRMTASPKHIMIVPNKFLKHFVGKLSQTIKLESPNGSVYNVEVMECYNKMVLRHGWEEFVGAHHIEQNDFLLFQHIENSVFKVLIFDSDGCEKIICCDGIKSIPSVGETRVDYVDISSSSQFDTIGSSGKLSSRHEETLKMTVTSSSSGGSGEDIPSENESFESDDLQAPGADYIVSHRTYLSQEQKERVTLLIQEIQPKTTVYIAVMRKSHVHPPAPSVDIIKEYAFAYFPHGNANVTLQRPGKSKKWHPKFNTTKGSVYRLQGQWLDFVRDNDVQEGDICAFLPEKFGRSFTFTVYLICAAATCSRSETGFQRAGPCPGGSSPNMASEVYTKEPTDGEHVSSESDMNENLRESLEREDSGSPSQPLYILPSNSGLSKSQKKIVEERVQAIKSEVPIYVAIMRRSSLGMSRTPTLELGSRYATAVNLPAGGQTVVLWCGRNIWKANIVTTRQRHYLSRGWHKFVCDNGLGFGDICLFELKRKERKLTMMVHIIPRKEL from the exons ATGGCTAGAAGTGGTCCTTCCCTAATGAAGAAACCTTGTGATCATTGCAAAAGATACTTGGACCATCCGGATGAGAAAAATCAAAGTATGAGCTGCTTCCTCAGGCGTATGACTGCCAGTCCTAAACATATCATG ATTGTGCCAAACAAATTTCTGAAGCATTTTGTAGGAAAGTTATCCCAAACTATCAAGTTAGAATCCCCTAATGGCAGCGTATATAATGTTGAAGTTATGGAATGTTATAATAAGATGGTTCTCAGACATGGGTGGGAGGAATTTGTTGGTGCCCATCATATTGAACAGAACGACTTCTTGCTGTTCCAGCACATTGAAAACTCTGTTTTCAAGGTTCTGATCTTTGATTCCGATGGTTGTGAGAAAATCATTTGTTGTGATGGCATAAAAAGCATCCCAAGTGTTGGAGAAACAAGAGTAGATTATGTTGATATTTCAAGCAGCTCTCAGTTTGATACCATAGGATCGTCAGGGAAACTTTCCAGTCGACATGAGGAAACTTTGAAGATGACTGTAACATCCTCGTCATCTGGTGGCTCAG GAGAAGACATTCCATCTGAAAATGAATCTTTTGAGTCAGATGATCTTCAGGCACCAGGGGCTGATTATATTGTATCACATCGAACTTATCTATCTCAAGAACAAAAGGAGAGAGTAACTTTGCTGATCCAGGAGATTCAACCAAAAACTACTGTTTACATTGCCGTCATGCGGAAGAGCCATGTTCATCCCCCAGCTCCTTCTGTT GATATTATAAAGGAATACGCATTTGCATATTTTCCACATGGAAACGCAAATGTCACACTTCAGAGACCAGGCAAGAGCAAGAAGTGGCATCCCAAATTCAACACAACAAAAGGTAGTGTGTACAGGCTTCAAGGGCAGTGGTTAGACTTTGTCCGTGACAATGATGTGCAGGAGGGAGATATCTGCGCCTTTTTACCGGAAAAGTTTGGGAGAAGTTTTACGTTTACAGTCTATCTAATTTGCGCAGCAGCTACTTGTTCCAGGAGTGAAACTGGTTTTCAAAGGGCTGGCCCATGCCCTGGTGGATCTAGTCCAAATATGGCTTCAGAAGTTTATACTAAGGAGCCAACGGATG GAGAGCATGTTTCATCGGAAAGTGACATGAATGAAAATTTGCGTGAATCTCTGGAGAGAGAAGATTCTGGTAGTCCATCTCAGCCTCTCTACATTTTACCATCCAATAGCGGTCTATCTAAATCCCAAAAGAAGATTGTTGAAGAAAGAGTGCAAGCCATCAAATCTGAAGTTCCCATTTATGTAGCAATCATGAGGCGGAGCAGCCTTGGGATGTCTCGGACACCTACACTA GAATTAGGTTCGCGATATGCTACTGCTGTAAATCTCCCAGCTGGAGGGCAAACTGTGGTGCTCTGGTGCGGGAGAAATATATGGAAGGCCAATATAGTGACAACTCGTCAAAGGCATTATCTTTCTAGAGGTTGGCACAAATTTGTTTGTGACAATGGTCTAGGTTTTGGTGATATCTGTCTGTTTGAACTGAAGAGGAAAGAGAGGAAGCTTACCATGATGGTCCATATCATTCCCAGGAAGGAGCTTTAG
- the LOC136538287 gene encoding B3 domain-containing protein Os03g0619600-like isoform X2 — protein sequence MLLQIVPNKFLKHFVGKLSQTIKLESPNGSVYNVEVMECYNKMVLRHGWEEFVGAHHIEQNDFLLFQHIENSVFKVLIFDSDGCEKIICCDGIKSIPSVGETRVDYVDISSSSQFDTIGSSGKLSSRHEETLKMTVTSSSSGGSGEDIPSENESFESDDLQAPGADYIVSHRTYLSQEQKERVTLLIQEIQPKTTVYIAVMRKSHVHPPAPSVDIIKEYAFAYFPHGNANVTLQRPGKSKKWHPKFNTTKGSVYRLQGQWLDFVRDNDVQEGDICAFLPEKFGRSFTFTVYLICAAATCSRSETGFQRAGPCPGGSSPNMASEVYTKEPTDGEHVSSESDMNENLRESLEREDSGSPSQPLYILPSNSGLSKSQKKIVEERVQAIKSEVPIYVAIMRRSSLGMSRTPTLELGSRYATAVNLPAGGQTVVLWCGRNIWKANIVTTRQRHYLSRGWHKFVCDNGLGFGDICLFELKRKERKLTMMVHIIPRKEL from the exons ATGTTACTACAGATTGTGCCAAACAAATTTCTGAAGCATTTTGTAGGAAAGTTATCCCAAACTATCAAGTTAGAATCCCCTAATGGCAGCGTATATAATGTTGAAGTTATGGAATGTTATAATAAGATGGTTCTCAGACATGGGTGGGAGGAATTTGTTGGTGCCCATCATATTGAACAGAACGACTTCTTGCTGTTCCAGCACATTGAAAACTCTGTTTTCAAGGTTCTGATCTTTGATTCCGATGGTTGTGAGAAAATCATTTGTTGTGATGGCATAAAAAGCATCCCAAGTGTTGGAGAAACAAGAGTAGATTATGTTGATATTTCAAGCAGCTCTCAGTTTGATACCATAGGATCGTCAGGGAAACTTTCCAGTCGACATGAGGAAACTTTGAAGATGACTGTAACATCCTCGTCATCTGGTGGCTCAG GAGAAGACATTCCATCTGAAAATGAATCTTTTGAGTCAGATGATCTTCAGGCACCAGGGGCTGATTATATTGTATCACATCGAACTTATCTATCTCAAGAACAAAAGGAGAGAGTAACTTTGCTGATCCAGGAGATTCAACCAAAAACTACTGTTTACATTGCCGTCATGCGGAAGAGCCATGTTCATCCCCCAGCTCCTTCTGTT GATATTATAAAGGAATACGCATTTGCATATTTTCCACATGGAAACGCAAATGTCACACTTCAGAGACCAGGCAAGAGCAAGAAGTGGCATCCCAAATTCAACACAACAAAAGGTAGTGTGTACAGGCTTCAAGGGCAGTGGTTAGACTTTGTCCGTGACAATGATGTGCAGGAGGGAGATATCTGCGCCTTTTTACCGGAAAAGTTTGGGAGAAGTTTTACGTTTACAGTCTATCTAATTTGCGCAGCAGCTACTTGTTCCAGGAGTGAAACTGGTTTTCAAAGGGCTGGCCCATGCCCTGGTGGATCTAGTCCAAATATGGCTTCAGAAGTTTATACTAAGGAGCCAACGGATG GAGAGCATGTTTCATCGGAAAGTGACATGAATGAAAATTTGCGTGAATCTCTGGAGAGAGAAGATTCTGGTAGTCCATCTCAGCCTCTCTACATTTTACCATCCAATAGCGGTCTATCTAAATCCCAAAAGAAGATTGTTGAAGAAAGAGTGCAAGCCATCAAATCTGAAGTTCCCATTTATGTAGCAATCATGAGGCGGAGCAGCCTTGGGATGTCTCGGACACCTACACTA GAATTAGGTTCGCGATATGCTACTGCTGTAAATCTCCCAGCTGGAGGGCAAACTGTGGTGCTCTGGTGCGGGAGAAATATATGGAAGGCCAATATAGTGACAACTCGTCAAAGGCATTATCTTTCTAGAGGTTGGCACAAATTTGTTTGTGACAATGGTCTAGGTTTTGGTGATATCTGTCTGTTTGAACTGAAGAGGAAAGAGAGGAAGCTTACCATGATGGTCCATATCATTCCCAGGAAGGAGCTTTAG
- the LOC136538287 gene encoding B3 domain-containing protein Os03g0619600-like isoform X4 translates to MARSGPSLMKKPCDHCKRYLDHPDEKNQSMSCFLRRMTASPKHIMIVPNKFLKHFVGKLSQTIKLESPNGSVYNVEVMECYNKMVLRHGWEEFVGAHHIEQNDFLLFQHIENSVFKVLIFDSDGCEKIICCDGIKSIPSVGETRVDYVDISSSSQFDTIGSSGKLSSRHEETLKMTVTSSSSGGSGEDIPSENESFESDDLQAPGADYIVSHRTYLSQEQKERVTLLIQEIQPKTTVYIAVMRKSHVHPPAPSVDIIKEYAFAYFPHGNANVTLQRPGKSKKWHPKFNTTKATCSRSETGFQRAGPCPGGSSPNMASEVYTKEPTDGEHVSSESDMNENLRESLEREDSGSPSQPLYILPSNSGLSKSQKKIVEERVQAIKSEVPIYVAIMRRSSLGMSRTPTLELGSRYATAVNLPAGGQTVVLWCGRNIWKANIVTTRQRHYLSRGWHKFVCDNGLGFGDICLFELKRKERKLTMMVHIIPRKEL, encoded by the exons ATGGCTAGAAGTGGTCCTTCCCTAATGAAGAAACCTTGTGATCATTGCAAAAGATACTTGGACCATCCGGATGAGAAAAATCAAAGTATGAGCTGCTTCCTCAGGCGTATGACTGCCAGTCCTAAACATATCATG ATTGTGCCAAACAAATTTCTGAAGCATTTTGTAGGAAAGTTATCCCAAACTATCAAGTTAGAATCCCCTAATGGCAGCGTATATAATGTTGAAGTTATGGAATGTTATAATAAGATGGTTCTCAGACATGGGTGGGAGGAATTTGTTGGTGCCCATCATATTGAACAGAACGACTTCTTGCTGTTCCAGCACATTGAAAACTCTGTTTTCAAGGTTCTGATCTTTGATTCCGATGGTTGTGAGAAAATCATTTGTTGTGATGGCATAAAAAGCATCCCAAGTGTTGGAGAAACAAGAGTAGATTATGTTGATATTTCAAGCAGCTCTCAGTTTGATACCATAGGATCGTCAGGGAAACTTTCCAGTCGACATGAGGAAACTTTGAAGATGACTGTAACATCCTCGTCATCTGGTGGCTCAG GAGAAGACATTCCATCTGAAAATGAATCTTTTGAGTCAGATGATCTTCAGGCACCAGGGGCTGATTATATTGTATCACATCGAACTTATCTATCTCAAGAACAAAAGGAGAGAGTAACTTTGCTGATCCAGGAGATTCAACCAAAAACTACTGTTTACATTGCCGTCATGCGGAAGAGCCATGTTCATCCCCCAGCTCCTTCTGTT GATATTATAAAGGAATACGCATTTGCATATTTTCCACATGGAAACGCAAATGTCACACTTCAGAGACCAGGCAAGAGCAAGAAGTGGCATCCCAAATTCAACACAACAAAAG CTACTTGTTCCAGGAGTGAAACTGGTTTTCAAAGGGCTGGCCCATGCCCTGGTGGATCTAGTCCAAATATGGCTTCAGAAGTTTATACTAAGGAGCCAACGGATG GAGAGCATGTTTCATCGGAAAGTGACATGAATGAAAATTTGCGTGAATCTCTGGAGAGAGAAGATTCTGGTAGTCCATCTCAGCCTCTCTACATTTTACCATCCAATAGCGGTCTATCTAAATCCCAAAAGAAGATTGTTGAAGAAAGAGTGCAAGCCATCAAATCTGAAGTTCCCATTTATGTAGCAATCATGAGGCGGAGCAGCCTTGGGATGTCTCGGACACCTACACTA GAATTAGGTTCGCGATATGCTACTGCTGTAAATCTCCCAGCTGGAGGGCAAACTGTGGTGCTCTGGTGCGGGAGAAATATATGGAAGGCCAATATAGTGACAACTCGTCAAAGGCATTATCTTTCTAGAGGTTGGCACAAATTTGTTTGTGACAATGGTCTAGGTTTTGGTGATATCTGTCTGTTTGAACTGAAGAGGAAAGAGAGGAAGCTTACCATGATGGTCCATATCATTCCCAGGAAGGAGCTTTAG